A DNA window from Castanea sativa cultivar Marrone di Chiusa Pesio chromosome 7, ASM4071231v1 contains the following coding sequences:
- the LOC142642174 gene encoding putative E3 ubiquitin-protein ligase ARI5, whose amino-acid sequence MDSEDYMYDSDAEETTYDDDDSYYYSDKEEENIAVGEDDDESRRNKKAKQSYFVLKESDIQQRQENDITEVSNVRSISKAAATVLLLNYNWRTCDVQDEWFADEERIRRKVGLFEKPVFLLPNKLGKVELTCSICYENVRVSMMGWVSCGHPFCRECWEKYVSVAIEDGVGCLTLRCPEPRCKAVVDRDSIDLFAKKEDKERYLQYLIRSYIESNKKYKWCPGADCEYTVEFCEGGDEECYDVCCHCNNGFCWNCMDDAHRPVDCETVAKWQLKNSSEAENTAWLLVNTKPCPKCGKAIEKNQGCMHMTCRKPCGHEFCWMCLGTWKEHGERTGGFYACNTFQKNKAEGKYNEDEDIRKRAEKHLEKYTHYYERWAGNESSRKQAVKDLKQMQNDYMVRLSDLRGATEAELKFITDAWLQIIECRRVLKWTYAYGYYLPEDGDKKAKSKKGFFEYLQGEAESNLERLHHCIEKDIHNYLNKERPEEEFKNFRAKLSSLTTVTRNYFENLVKALENGLEDTSSQEACSSQEAHGKIKSRTSKKGRKD is encoded by the coding sequence ATGGACTCCGAGGATTACATGTACGACAGTGACGCCGAGGAGACAACCTATGACGATGACGACTCCTACTATTACAGCGACAAAGAAGAGGAGAACATAGCTGTTGGTGAAGATGACGATGAGTCAAGAAGGAACAAGAAGGCAAAGCAAAGTTACTTTGTATTGAAAGAATCAGATATTCAACAACGTCAAGAGAATGATATCACCGAGGTATCCAATGTTCGATCCATATCAAAAGCTGCCGCGACGGTGCTTCTCCTAAATTACAATTGGAGAACGTGTGACGTTCAAGATGAATGGTTTGCTGATGAAGAGAGAATTAGAAGAAAAGTAGGTTTGTTTGAAAAACCGGTTTTTTTGCTGCCCAATAAACTTGGAAAAGTTGAACTAACTTGTTCTATATGTTATGAGAATGTCCGTGTTTCTatgatgggttgggttagttGTGGTCATCCCTTTTGTAGGGAATGTTGGGAGAAGTATGTGAGTGTGGCGATTGAGGATGGGGTTGGATGTTTGACATTGAGATGTCCTGAACCGCGCTGTAAGGCGGTGGTGGATCGTGATTCGATTGATTTGTTTGCTAAAAAGGAAGACAAGGAGAGATATTTGCAATATTTGATAAGGTCTTATATTGAGAGTAATAAGAAGTATAAGTGGTGTCCAGGTGCGGATTGTGAGTACACGGTGGAGTTTTGTGAAGGAGGTGATGAAGAGTGCTATGATGTTTGTTGCCATTGTAACAATGGGTTTTGTTGGAATTGTATGGATGATGCGCATAGGCCAGTGGATTGTGAGACTGTGGCTAAGTGGCAATTGAAGAATAGTTCTGAGGCTGAGAATACAGCATGGTTGTTGGTCAATACGAAGCCATGTCCAAAGTGTGGAAAAGCCATTGAGAAGAACCAAGGGTGCATGCACATGACATGCCGGAAACCTTGTGGACATGAGTTTTGCTGGATGTGCCTTGGAACATGGAAGGAGCATGGTGAGAGAACAGGTGGGTTCTATGCTTGTAATACATTCCAGAAGAATAAGGCAGAGGGAAAGTATAATGAGGATGAAGATATCAGAAAAAGAGCTGAGAAGCATTTGGAAAAGTATACTCATTATTACGAGAGATGGGCAGGCAATGAATCATCAAGGAAACAAGCTGTTAAGGATTTAAAGCAAATGCAAAATGACTACATGGTAAGACTTAGTGACCTAAGGGGGGCAACTGAGGCCGAGCTTAAGTTCATTACAGATGCTTGGTTGCAGATAATTGAATGTAGGAGAGTGCTTAAGTGGACATATGCATATGGGTATTACCTCCCTGAGGATGGAGACaagaaagcaaaatcaaaaaaGGGGTTCTTTGAGTACTTGCAAGGTGAGGCAGAGTCTAATTTGGAAAGGCTTCATCATTGTATAGAGAAGGATATACATAACTACCTCAACAAAGAGCGTCCAGAAGAAGAATTCAAAAATTTCAGAGCAAAGCTATCTAGTCTTACCACAGTGACAAGGAATTACTTTGAGAATCTGGTTAAGGCATTGGAGAATGGCCTAGAAGATACCAGCTCTCAAGAGGCTTGCAGTTCACAAGAGGCTCACGGCAAGATAAAGAGTAGGACATCAAAGAAAGGGAGAAAGGACTAA